GCGCCGAGTGACCGTTGAAGGCGAAGCTGTAGGTCACCAGCGGATAGGCGGCGATGTCCGCCAGGCTCAGCGACGCGATCTGCGCCAGGGGATGCCCGGCCGGGCAGAACACGGCGTAGCGCCAGCCGGCGACCGGCAGCAGCACCAGGTGTGGGTAAAGGGCGGCCTCGTCGGTGGTGATGACCAGGTCCACGTCGTCCTGACCGGCCATGTCCGCAAGTTGCTGCGGCGTGCCCTGAAACAGGTTCAGCCGCACCCGCGGGTAGCGTCTGTGGAACTCGCGAAGCACCGGCGGCAACACGAAGCCGGCCTGCGTGTGGGTGGTTGCGATGCCAAGCTCGCCGTGCTCCGGACTGGCCAGATCGCGAGTCAGGCGGCGGATGTTCTCGCTGCGGCCGAGGATTTCCTGCGCCTCCCGCAGCACCGCCCGGCCGGCCGCAGTGAGGCTGACAAACTGCTTGCCACGCCGCTGGAAAAGATCAACGCCCAGTTCCTGCTCCAGCAGGCGAATCTGCTTGCTCACCCCCGGCTGCGACGTGAACAGGCGCGCCGCCGCCGCCGAGACGTTCATGTCCCGACGCACGATCTCGACCAGATAACGCAGCTGCTGGAGTTTCACGGCCGGGCGCCTCGCGGGCTAGGCGTCGCCCACAGACGGCGGCGCGCCGCGCCATTGTCGTGCAAGCGGCAGGCCGGGCGGTCGATCCGGATTCGCAAAAATCGTTGGAGTCGAACTTGCCGGGCGGTCATCGCGCTGTAGGAGCCCGGCTTGCCGGGCGATCACCGCGCAGCAAAGCTGCGCTCCTACTCGACGGTCACCGACTTGGCGAGGTTGCGCGGCTGGTCGACATCGGTGCCGCGGATCAGCGCCACGTGGTAGGCCAGCAGTTGCAGCGGCACGGTGAACAGCACCGGCACAAGATGGTCGATGGTGTCGGTCGGCACTTCGACCAGGGCGATGTCGGTGTCGTCGAAACCGGCCCCGGCGTCGGCGAACACCAGCAGCCGTCCGCCGCGAGCGCGGACCTCTTCCATGTTGGACTTGAGTTTTTCGAGCAGCGGATCGCTGGGCGCCACCGCCACCACCGGCATGTCGGCATCCACCAGCGCCAGCGGGCCGTGCTTGAGCTCGCCGGCGGCGTAGGCCTCGGCGTGGATGTAGGAGATTTCCTTCAGCTTCAGGGCGCCTTCCAGCGCCACCGGGTAGTGCACGCCGCGGCCCAGGAACAGGGCGTGATGCTTGTCGGCAAAGTCCGGCGCCAGGGCGGCGATGGTGTCGTCGAGTGCCAGCACTGCCTGCACGGCGGCCGGCAGGCGGCGCAGTTCGTCGACCAGAGACGCCTCGGTGGCCGCGTCCAGGCGATGACGACGGCCGAGTGCCAGCACCAGCAGCATCAGCGACACCAGCTGGGTGGTGAAGGCCTTGGTGGAGGCGACGCCGATTTCCGGCCCGGCGTGAGTCATGAGTTTCAGGTCGGCCTCGCGCGTGAGCGAGCTCTCCGGCACGTTGCAGATGGCCAGCGTATGGGCGTAGCCGCGGCGGCGCGCCTCGCGCAGCGCCTCCAGCGTGTCGGCCGTCTCGCCGGACTGGGAAATGGCGACCAGCAGGGCATCGGCCGGCACGACGCTGTCGCGGTAGCGGAACTCGGACGCGATCTCCACCTGACACGGCACGCCGGCCAGGGCCTCGAACCAGTACCGCGCCACGCAGCCGGCGTGGTAGCTGGTGCCGCAGGCGACGATGCGCAGCTCGCGCACGCGATCGAAAATGGCTGCCGCCTCGGTGCCGAAGGCCGCTTCCAGCACGCGGCTTTCGCCCAGGCGCCCATCCAGCGTGTCGGCGATGGCCTGCGGCTGCTCGAAGATTTCCTTCTGCATGTAGTGGCGATACGCGCCGCGCTCGGTGGCGGCGGCGCTCAGGCTGCTGCGCCGCAGTGGCCGCTGCACCGGCTGGCCGTGCGCGTCCACGATGCGCAACAGGCCGATGCCGACCTCGGCGACGTCGCCGTCCTGCAGGAACACCATGTCCTGCGTGAACGGCACCAGGGCGGCGGCGTCCGACGCCAGATACACCGCGTCCGCCGCCACGCCGACGACCAGTGGGCTACCGCGACGCGCCGCCAGCAGGCGGTCCGGCTCGGCGCCCGACAGCACGCCGATCGCAAACGCACCGTGCAGTTCCGCGGCCGCTGCGCGCACCGCATCGAACAGATCGAGACCGGCGTCCAGATGCCGGCGAATCTGGTGGCCGATGACCTCGGTGTCGGTCTGCGAGGTGAACTCGAAGCCGGCAGCGCGCTGGGCTTCGCGCAGCGCGGCGTGGTTCTCGATGATGCCGTTGTGCACCACCGCCAGTTCGCCGCGCGAGATGTGCGGGTGGGCATTGGCCTCGCTGGGCGCGCCGTGGGTGGCCCAGCGGGTGTGGCCGATGCCGGCGTGGCTGGTGACCGGCTCGGCGGCCAGCCGGCGGGCGAGCTCCATGACCTTGCCCAGCGCCCGCACACGGTGCAGGCGACCGTCGTCCAGGCGCACGGCGATGCCGGCCGAGTCGTAGCCGCGGTACTCCAGCCGGCGGAGGCCCTCCAGCAGGTCGGGCACGATGTCGTGCCGGGCGATTCCGCAAACGATGCCGCACATGGTTCTTACTGCGCCGGTTTCTTGCGCGGCCGTTGCCAGCCGGGTATGGACTTTTGCGGCGCCCGGGTCAGGGTCAGGCCACCGGCCGGCGCCTCGCGGCTGATGACGGAACCGGCGCCGATGGTGGCGCCCGCGCCGATGCTGACCGGCGCCACCAGCGAGCTGTTGGAGCCGATGAAGGCGTCGTCGCCGATCGTGGTGCGGTGCTTGTTGGCGCCGTCGTAGTTGCAGGTGATGGTGCCGGCGCCGACGTTGACGCGGGCGCCGATGTCGGCATCGCCCAGATAACTGAGGTGGTTCGCCTTG
This Immundisolibacter cernigliae DNA region includes the following protein-coding sequences:
- a CDS encoding LysR substrate-binding domain-containing protein — protein: MKLQQLRYLVEIVRRDMNVSAAAARLFTSQPGVSKQIRLLEQELGVDLFQRRGKQFVSLTAAGRAVLREAQEILGRSENIRRLTRDLASPEHGELGIATTHTQAGFVLPPVLREFHRRYPRVRLNLFQGTPQQLADMAGQDDVDLVITTDEAALYPHLVLLPVAGWRYAVFCPAGHPLAQIASLSLADIAAYPLVTYSFAFNGHSALEECFKAAGLTPQLALTAVDTSVLKRYVKEGLGIGLMAADAFDLAQDADLVARDTGTLLPRGTVHVAFAPGRFLRGYVYDFIALLAPHLSRSVVEEARNLREPQAIAALLATTAPAAMI
- the glmS gene encoding glutamine--fructose-6-phosphate transaminase (isomerizing) — its product is MCGIVCGIARHDIVPDLLEGLRRLEYRGYDSAGIAVRLDDGRLHRVRALGKVMELARRLAAEPVTSHAGIGHTRWATHGAPSEANAHPHISRGELAVVHNGIIENHAALREAQRAAGFEFTSQTDTEVIGHQIRRHLDAGLDLFDAVRAAAAELHGAFAIGVLSGAEPDRLLAARRGSPLVVGVAADAVYLASDAAALVPFTQDMVFLQDGDVAEVGIGLLRIVDAHGQPVQRPLRRSSLSAAATERGAYRHYMQKEIFEQPQAIADTLDGRLGESRVLEAAFGTEAAAIFDRVRELRIVACGTSYHAGCVARYWFEALAGVPCQVEIASEFRYRDSVVPADALLVAISQSGETADTLEALREARRRGYAHTLAICNVPESSLTREADLKLMTHAGPEIGVASTKAFTTQLVSLMLLVLALGRRHRLDAATEASLVDELRRLPAAVQAVLALDDTIAALAPDFADKHHALFLGRGVHYPVALEGALKLKEISYIHAEAYAAGELKHGPLALVDADMPVVAVAPSDPLLEKLKSNMEEVRARGGRLLVFADAGAGFDDTDIALVEVPTDTIDHLVPVLFTVPLQLLAYHVALIRGTDVDQPRNLAKSVTVE